The following are encoded together in the Fibrobacter sp. genome:
- a CDS encoding feruloyl esterase, with protein MTLKSIFGGILATAVIASAWTIDGVVTNASGKPLANVDINSFNYAGISTKTDTQGKFMLSNGDDMSIAGVAAQGKLSVKRDGFMLNIANPSGNSFKVSLMDALGKVQMQKEFNSSTASIDLKKVADQKLMILKISSNSANENYILSRGALMKAGDPMATLMFALDGYQQTVYTMSAEVETGVSIVMKKASALPPSSSSTIPVVVSSSSTTPIASSSSKVEEFVSCVGKTYQAGDHKMSVNVDGKARTYIMHVPSSYKGDKAVPLVVDYHPIGGSGQGQLSGTTYKSLTDQEGVISLYPDGTGGKSMMGAGWNVGPCCSNDDDVKFSREMIKAVEEKVCIDTKRVYATGFSMGGGMSNHVACYMSDIYAAVAPAAMDLNKTNSATCNPERPISIIMFRGTNDNVCRYQGGDSGFNDGLNFLGAEGNFKFWAEKNGCTGSPTTNSNGCQEYSNCQGGTKVVLCTKQGGGHEQGDGKVGWPFLKSFTMP; from the coding sequence ATGACTTTGAAATCAATTTTCGGCGGCATCCTTGCTACAGCAGTGATCGCATCCGCATGGACCATCGACGGCGTTGTCACAAACGCAAGTGGCAAGCCCCTGGCAAACGTGGACATCAATTCCTTTAACTACGCAGGAATTTCCACAAAAACCGACACCCAAGGCAAGTTTATGCTCAGCAATGGCGACGATATGTCTATCGCTGGCGTTGCCGCCCAGGGCAAACTCTCCGTCAAGAGAGACGGTTTTATGCTGAACATCGCAAATCCCAGCGGAAACTCCTTTAAGGTTTCCCTCATGGACGCTCTTGGAAAGGTTCAGATGCAGAAGGAATTCAATTCCTCCACCGCATCCATCGACTTGAAGAAAGTTGCCGACCAGAAATTGATGATTTTGAAGATTTCCAGCAACAGCGCTAACGAAAACTACATCCTCTCCCGCGGCGCCCTGATGAAGGCCGGCGATCCTATGGCAACTTTGATGTTCGCTTTGGATGGTTACCAGCAGACCGTTTACACCATGTCGGCTGAAGTTGAAACTGGCGTAAGCATTGTCATGAAAAAGGCAAGCGCCCTTCCCCCTTCCAGTTCCAGTACCATACCAGTCGTCGTCTCAAGTTCTTCCACAACGCCGATTGCAAGCAGTTCCAGCAAGGTTGAAGAATTCGTCAGCTGCGTAGGCAAAACTTACCAGGCAGGTGACCACAAGATGTCCGTGAATGTCGACGGCAAGGCTCGTACCTACATTATGCACGTGCCCAGTTCCTACAAGGGCGACAAGGCTGTGCCTCTGGTTGTAGACTACCACCCCATCGGAGGTTCCGGCCAGGGTCAGCTCAGCGGCACCACCTATAAGAGCTTGACCGACCAGGAAGGCGTTATTTCCCTGTATCCGGACGGCACCGGCGGAAAGTCCATGATGGGCGCCGGTTGGAATGTCGGTCCTTGCTGCTCCAACGATGACGACGTGAAGTTCTCTCGTGAAATGATCAAGGCTGTGGAAGAAAAGGTCTGCATCGACACCAAGCGCGTTTATGCAACCGGCTTCTCCATGGGCGGCGGCATGAGCAACCACGTTGCCTGCTACATGTCCGACATCTACGCAGCTGTGGCCCCCGCAGCAATGGACTTGAACAAGACCAACAGCGCAACCTGTAATCCGGAACGTCCCATTTCCATCATCATGTTCCGCGGCACCAACGACAACGTCTGCCGTTACCAGGGTGGCGACAGCGGCTTTAACGACGGTTTGAACTTCCTGGGCGCTGAAGGCAACTTCAAGTTCTGGGCAGAAAAGAACGGTTGCACCGGTTCTCCCACCACCAACTCCAACGGTTGCCAGGAATACTCTAACTGCCAAGGCGGCACCAAGGTTGTGCTCTGCACCAAGCAGGGTGGCGGCCACGAACAGGGCGATGGCAAGGTCGGTTGGCCGTTCCTGAAGTCTTTCACCATGCCGTAA
- a CDS encoding aldolase catalytic domain-containing protein yields the protein MYYESIKVLDCTIRDGGLVNKHDFSLEFVRRLYTLLSAAGVDYMEMGYKNSPELFDPKEYGPWKFCEDDLLWKVKDGIESNMKMAVMADVGRVNMDAVKPASESPYQMFRVASYVKNIDKGIEMVNAFNEMGYETTLNIMAVSRDRGPELDEALHQVNEECKADVLYLVDSFGAFYQEDIDKEINRYKGIVKNKRFGFHGHNNQQLAFSNTIQAIINHVDFLDGSVSGMGRGAGNCTTELLLGFLKNPKYDIRPVLDAYQELFLPLQAKYEWGYIIPQMITGMLNRHPQDAIAVRKTEEKDDYRKFYNHMMND from the coding sequence ATGTACTACGAAAGCATTAAGGTTCTCGACTGCACCATCCGTGACGGTGGTCTCGTCAACAAGCACGACTTCTCCCTGGAATTCGTCCGTCGTCTTTACACCCTCCTCTCCGCCGCTGGCGTTGACTATATGGAAATGGGTTACAAGAACTCTCCGGAACTTTTCGACCCCAAGGAATACGGTCCGTGGAAGTTCTGTGAAGACGATCTCCTGTGGAAGGTGAAGGACGGTATCGAATCCAACATGAAGATGGCTGTGATGGCTGACGTGGGCCGCGTGAACATGGACGCTGTGAAGCCTGCTTCCGAAAGCCCGTACCAGATGTTCCGCGTTGCTTCTTACGTGAAGAACATCGACAAGGGTATCGAAATGGTGAATGCCTTCAACGAAATGGGCTACGAAACCACTTTGAACATCATGGCTGTTAGCCGTGACCGCGGTCCGGAACTGGATGAAGCCCTGCACCAGGTCAACGAAGAATGCAAGGCCGATGTGCTTTACCTCGTGGACTCCTTCGGCGCCTTCTACCAGGAAGACATCGATAAGGAAATCAACCGTTACAAGGGCATCGTAAAGAACAAACGTTTCGGTTTCCATGGCCACAACAACCAGCAGCTGGCTTTCTCCAACACCATCCAGGCTATCATCAACCACGTTGACTTCCTCGACGGTTCTGTCTCCGGTATGGGCCGTGGTGCTGGCAACTGCACCACCGAACTCCTCCTCGGCTTCCTCAAGAATCCGAAGTACGATATCCGCCCGGTCCTCGACGCTTACCAGGAATTGTTCCTTCCGCTCCAGGCCAAGTACGAATGGGGCTACATCATTCCTCAGATGATCACCGGTATGCTCAACCGTCATCCGCAGGACGCTATCGCCGTCCGCAAGACCGAAGAAAAGGATGACTACCGCAAGTTCTATAATCATATGATGAATGATTAA
- a CDS encoding glycoside hydrolase family 9 protein yields the protein MRTKIFSLSTFTALATFGLAHAATFFHNQVGYDATQPKSVVVKAAAGLDGAAFTVESDGSAVYSGKLSKGTNPDNWISGSDVFYTADFSEVTTPGTYTIKLSDGSSLEKVVVAENALAANTLKSVMDYFYKDRADKDPIIGWDKKVSVYGSSGVTRDVHGGWYDASGDVSKYFSHLSYANYLNPQQIPLTVWALAFAAEKMPSTLTANPSTVTAIDEAIYGADFLVRMQDEDGFFYMTVFDNWGAGSRYLCAFSGSDGVKSADYKTAFREGGGMAIAALARASTLKKNGDYTSEQYLAAAIKGFDHLQAKQSIDGNCEYCDDGKENIIDDYTALLAATELYKATNESKYLYEAESRADQLISRLSEEGYFWSDDAKTRPFWHASDAGLPLVALVNFAEVEDKEGRNDCPDCMGCSCRNIMLDYAVNAIKKHLKWLVSVTNEIDNPFGYARQTAKTQGAIKNTFFIPHDNESNYWWQGEDARIASLSAAAIYAQKLLGELADSEIKNDVEKYATDQLDWILGKNPYGVCMMYGKGNKNPAIYDGTSNYDATLEGGIANGISGLKEDGSGIVWDDVAAIGKSEEPWNNWRWIEQWLPHSTWYLMALAARYDEITVGQKAPVSAIPNSSAITKFDVKLHGRILNVTLQNTNSATVQLMDLNGRKIMSQAISGKQAAMDLSALKSGVYMVKSDGLTKKIAVK from the coding sequence ATGAGAACAAAGATTTTTTCATTAAGCACTTTTACCGCCCTGGCAACTTTTGGTTTAGCCCATGCAGCCACCTTTTTCCACAACCAGGTTGGCTACGACGCCACTCAACCCAAATCCGTAGTAGTCAAGGCTGCTGCAGGCCTTGACGGAGCCGCATTTACCGTAGAATCAGACGGATCCGCAGTCTACTCCGGCAAATTGAGCAAGGGTACAAATCCCGATAACTGGATCAGCGGAAGCGATGTATTCTACACCGCAGATTTTTCCGAAGTGACAACCCCCGGAACATACACCATCAAGCTTTCCGACGGTTCCTCCCTGGAAAAAGTCGTCGTAGCCGAAAACGCTTTGGCGGCAAACACCTTGAAATCCGTGATGGACTATTTCTACAAGGACCGCGCCGACAAGGATCCCATCATCGGTTGGGACAAGAAGGTTTCCGTCTACGGCAGCAGCGGCGTTACCCGCGACGTTCACGGCGGCTGGTATGACGCAAGCGGTGACGTGAGTAAATATTTCAGCCATCTGTCCTACGCCAACTACTTGAATCCTCAACAGATTCCATTGACCGTCTGGGCCCTAGCTTTTGCTGCAGAAAAGATGCCCAGCACCTTGACTGCAAACCCCTCCACAGTTACCGCCATTGACGAAGCTATTTACGGCGCAGACTTCCTGGTTCGCATGCAGGACGAAGATGGGTTCTTCTACATGACGGTATTCGACAACTGGGGAGCAGGAAGCCGCTATCTTTGCGCATTCAGCGGAAGCGACGGCGTCAAGAGTGCAGACTACAAGACCGCATTTCGTGAAGGCGGCGGCATGGCCATTGCCGCTCTCGCTCGCGCATCGACTCTGAAGAAGAACGGCGACTACACCAGCGAACAATACTTGGCTGCCGCAATCAAGGGTTTTGATCATTTGCAGGCAAAGCAATCCATTGACGGCAACTGCGAATACTGCGATGACGGCAAGGAAAACATCATTGACGATTACACCGCCTTGCTTGCCGCAACGGAATTGTACAAGGCTACCAACGAAAGCAAATACCTCTACGAAGCAGAATCAAGGGCAGACCAACTGATTAGCCGACTCAGCGAAGAAGGTTATTTCTGGAGCGACGACGCAAAGACTCGCCCCTTCTGGCACGCTAGCGACGCAGGGCTCCCCCTAGTCGCTCTCGTCAATTTCGCAGAAGTAGAAGACAAGGAAGGAAGGAACGATTGTCCCGATTGCATGGGTTGCTCTTGTCGCAACATCATGCTTGATTACGCAGTAAATGCCATAAAAAAACATTTGAAATGGCTCGTTTCTGTTACCAACGAGATTGACAATCCTTTTGGTTACGCACGACAAACTGCAAAGACTCAAGGTGCAATCAAGAATACTTTCTTTATTCCTCACGACAACGAAAGCAACTACTGGTGGCAGGGCGAAGACGCCCGTATCGCAAGCCTTTCCGCAGCAGCAATCTACGCCCAGAAACTCCTTGGGGAATTAGCTGACAGTGAAATAAAAAATGACGTTGAAAAATACGCCACCGACCAGCTAGACTGGATTCTCGGAAAGAACCCCTATGGCGTTTGCATGATGTACGGCAAGGGAAACAAGAATCCTGCGATTTACGACGGAACATCTAATTACGACGCTACCCTGGAAGGGGGCATCGCCAACGGCATTAGCGGCCTCAAGGAAGACGGCAGCGGCATTGTCTGGGATGACGTGGCTGCCATCGGAAAATCCGAAGAACCTTGGAACAACTGGCGTTGGATTGAACAGTGGCTTCCCCACAGCACCTGGTATTTAATGGCTCTCGCTGCACGTTACGACGAAATCACCGTTGGCCAGAAAGCTCCTGTAAGCGCCATTCCGAATTCTAGCGCAATAACAAAATTTGATGTTAAGCTCCATGGCAGAATCCTGAACGTGACATTGCAGAATACAAACTCCGCAACGGTACAATTAATGGACTTGAATGGACGAAAGATTATGAGCCAGGCAATTTCCGGAAAACAGGCCGCTATGGATCTTTCTGCATTGAAGAGTGGTGTGTACATGGTGAAGTCTGATGGTCTGACCAAGAAGATCGCCGTGAAGTAA
- a CDS encoding GRP family sugar transporter: protein MGNSYIGALLAIVIFGSYMVPLKKWSSYSSWSFLSMMTTGALLCSLVIAFVTGTFNLNPIGLLCGVLWVAGGAFSFWAVQAEADLAGAGVRAMGVSILSSFLTGVLLFGETSDFKFSIPAIICFLVGLSRLTPSTGGSVFKNWRSFLGGFVFGTYLIPFKIATANGLQLTDLEFMCPASIGIFVGSQVLVGILTLKRKKSFGYPLVPSVICVGTGALWVFGMHGCFWAIAPIAAGGALGYAVGYPLTQLNLLVNLCWGVVVFGEYKTAKERIKLLLATFIILAGAVLLTLSKG, encoded by the coding sequence TTGGGAAATAGCTATATCGGCGCCTTGCTCGCCATCGTCATTTTCGGCTCCTACATGGTGCCCCTGAAAAAGTGGTCCTCCTATTCTTCCTGGTCCTTCCTTTCCATGATGACCACGGGTGCGCTTCTTTGCTCTCTGGTGATCGCCTTTGTGACGGGAACCTTCAACCTGAATCCCATCGGACTGCTCTGCGGTGTCCTGTGGGTGGCAGGTGGCGCCTTCAGTTTCTGGGCGGTACAGGCCGAGGCAGACCTGGCTGGCGCTGGCGTTCGTGCCATGGGCGTGAGCATTCTATCGTCATTCCTGACGGGGGTTTTGCTCTTTGGGGAAACCTCCGATTTCAAGTTTTCCATCCCGGCGATTATCTGCTTCCTGGTGGGCTTGTCCCGCTTGACTCCGTCTACCGGCGGTTCCGTATTTAAAAACTGGCGCTCTTTCCTGGGCGGCTTTGTCTTTGGTACCTACCTCATTCCCTTTAAGATTGCCACAGCCAATGGCCTTCAACTTACGGACTTGGAATTCATGTGCCCGGCGTCCATCGGCATCTTTGTGGGGAGCCAGGTTCTTGTGGGAATCCTTACGCTGAAGCGCAAGAAGTCCTTTGGCTACCCTCTGGTCCCCAGCGTTATTTGCGTGGGTACCGGCGCCCTTTGGGTGTTCGGCATGCACGGCTGCTTCTGGGCAATCGCTCCCATTGCTGCAGGTGGTGCCCTGGGATATGCTGTCGGTTACCCTCTCACTCAGCTAAATTTGCTGGTGAACCTCTGCTGGGGTGTGGTTGTATTTGGTGAGTACAAGACCGCCAAGGAACGAATCAAGTTGCTTTTGGCCACCTTCATTATCCTTGCCGGTGCAGTTCTGCTGACTCTTTCCAAAGGTTAA
- the mnmE gene encoding tRNA uridine-5-carboxymethylaminomethyl(34) synthesis GTPase MnmE, which produces MECKAKEIPFENQTIVAPMTPAGVSAVAAIRVSGSKVRDVVAYLFGEKARENLTPRMAKLGNACDIDSLLYLFFEGPNSYTGEDTLELYPHGNPLIVRNLLQAIREVEGVRLAEPGEYTRRAFLNGKMDLVQAESVADVIHSANASELKNARRLLGGALSKKVAALTEQVKDISARLELDVDFAEEEADPDYAGWETRFVKIRQSVQDILNSFRGKAEVGRLPLVVLYGAPNAGKSSLVNALLGEDRILVSDIAGTTRDFVEVRLFLKGGEIRLVDTAGLAQKAADALDALSMEKSRQILEEADLKILLVDPQNDVLCHCEEQGDVAIQGCSDLNSIKADFVLYTKQDLVDGPSGENVMRVSSKTGFGLDVLTAAMNERLFKDLENQEDLWITSEREKACLEDALAGIDRVLAQLRSNPAVELLAFEMQVVRRALQSITGEISSEDVLQSIFAGFCIGK; this is translated from the coding sequence ATGGAATGCAAGGCTAAAGAAATCCCTTTTGAGAACCAGACTATTGTGGCTCCCATGACTCCTGCCGGGGTCAGTGCCGTGGCTGCAATCCGTGTCAGCGGTTCCAAGGTCCGAGACGTGGTAGCTTACCTCTTTGGAGAAAAGGCCCGTGAAAACTTGACTCCGAGAATGGCCAAGTTGGGAAATGCTTGCGATATCGATTCCTTGCTTTATCTCTTTTTTGAAGGTCCCAATTCCTATACCGGCGAAGATACCCTGGAACTTTATCCCCACGGAAATCCGCTGATTGTCCGCAACCTTTTGCAGGCTATTCGCGAAGTTGAAGGTGTCCGTTTGGCAGAACCGGGTGAATATACCCGCCGTGCTTTCTTGAACGGAAAAATGGACCTGGTTCAGGCTGAATCTGTGGCTGACGTTATCCACAGTGCCAATGCCTCAGAACTTAAAAACGCTCGCCGTTTGCTGGGTGGCGCTCTTTCCAAAAAAGTGGCTGCGCTAACTGAACAGGTGAAGGATATTTCTGCCCGCCTTGAACTGGACGTGGATTTTGCCGAAGAAGAAGCGGATCCGGATTACGCTGGCTGGGAAACCCGTTTTGTGAAAATCCGTCAGTCGGTGCAGGACATTTTGAATAGCTTCCGCGGTAAGGCTGAAGTAGGCCGCTTGCCTCTGGTGGTTTTATACGGCGCCCCTAATGCGGGCAAGTCCAGCTTGGTAAATGCCCTGCTTGGCGAAGACCGCATTCTCGTCAGTGACATTGCCGGTACTACCCGCGACTTCGTGGAAGTCCGTCTTTTCTTGAAGGGTGGAGAAATCCGCCTGGTGGATACGGCAGGCTTGGCTCAGAAGGCTGCCGACGCTTTGGATGCCTTGAGTATGGAAAAGAGCCGCCAGATTCTCGAAGAAGCTGACCTGAAAATTCTGCTGGTGGATCCGCAGAATGATGTCCTGTGTCATTGCGAGGAGCAAGGCGACGTGGCAATCCAGGGCTGTTCTGACCTGAATTCTATTAAGGCTGATTTCGTCCTTTACACAAAGCAGGATTTGGTAGACGGCCCCTCTGGCGAGAACGTGATGCGTGTCTCCTCCAAGACAGGCTTTGGCCTGGACGTTCTGACCGCCGCTATGAACGAGCGCCTCTTTAAGGATCTTGAAAATCAGGAAGACTTGTGGATTACGAGCGAACGTGAAAAAGCCTGCCTTGAGGATGCCCTCGCAGGAATTGACCGCGTCCTTGCGCAGCTGCGCTCCAATCCCGCAGTAGAACTGCTGGCCTTTGAAATGCAAGTCGTTCGCCGCGCCCTCCAGAGCATCACCGGCGAAATCTCATCCGAAGACGTTTTACAATCCATCTTTGCGGGGTTCTGCATTGGGAAATAG
- a CDS encoding aldose 1-epimerase: MSTFKLITRPLGTVQCYVLQRDDGAEFEILSGFGGGLNAWRVPASKKNGELLDLLFGYRDGSTLHQIAPDTNAGCRLSPFPGRTAYAKFTWNGETYQLVNNVSWAPHALHGFLTNKEWQFESFESDSEKAVAMFSCDWPGAFAGFPFPYRATNKVTFTGETVTIEASVKNVGNKSLPYSEGWHPYFMLGEKIDGLTMELPKSDLALLDSADLPTGNFKDDTRFVGGRIIGDEFINDCFCLGDEFSKAALSDEKIATVSLKGNFGTLDIWQRTGNEQYNAIQIYTPPDRMSIAIEPMTSEPDALNHHRGLIVIPPGETRTFKFGFKVETK; the protein is encoded by the coding sequence ATGAGTACTTTCAAGCTTATTACACGCCCCCTGGGCACCGTTCAATGTTATGTTCTGCAGCGCGACGACGGCGCTGAATTCGAAATTCTCAGCGGCTTCGGCGGTGGACTTAACGCATGGCGCGTTCCCGCAAGCAAGAAGAACGGCGAACTTCTGGACCTGCTCTTTGGCTACCGCGACGGTTCCACCCTGCACCAGATTGCTCCCGACACCAACGCCGGTTGCAGACTCAGCCCCTTCCCGGGTCGTACCGCTTACGCAAAGTTCACCTGGAACGGCGAAACCTACCAGCTGGTGAATAACGTGAGCTGGGCTCCCCACGCCCTCCACGGCTTCTTGACCAATAAGGAATGGCAATTCGAAAGCTTTGAAAGTGACAGCGAAAAGGCTGTAGCCATGTTCAGCTGTGACTGGCCGGGCGCCTTCGCAGGTTTCCCCTTCCCCTACCGCGCCACAAACAAAGTAACATTCACCGGTGAAACCGTTACCATTGAAGCATCTGTCAAGAACGTTGGCAACAAAAGCCTCCCCTATTCCGAAGGATGGCACCCCTACTTTATGCTGGGCGAAAAAATCGACGGCCTCACCATGGAACTGCCCAAGAGCGACCTGGCACTCCTCGACAGCGCCGACTTGCCCACAGGCAACTTCAAGGACGACACACGCTTCGTAGGCGGCCGTATAATTGGCGACGAATTCATCAACGACTGTTTCTGTCTGGGCGACGAATTCTCCAAGGCAGCCCTGTCAGACGAAAAGATCGCCACCGTCTCCTTGAAGGGTAACTTCGGCACCCTGGACATTTGGCAGCGCACCGGCAACGAGCAGTACAACGCCATCCAGATTTACACGCCCCCTGACCGCATGAGCATAGCCATCGAGCCCATGACTTCGGAACCGGACGCCCTGAACCACCATCGTGGCCTCATCGTGATTCCCCCTGGCGAAACCAGAACGTTCAAGTTCGGATTCAAGGTAGAGACGAAGTAA
- a CDS encoding beta-mannosidase, with protein sequence MNLKTLLAFGLATAAASQAAISYAPVNPNATDAAKKLYNFLATNFGNHTISGVQTGDVDSDKVKSMFDVQAVYDAAGKYPALVGFDFLFANGIKASDSWYQSYTQTAIDAAADLWANGGIPAFSWHWKDPSHTIDAFYTKAGNPKEFTNFDYTKGFKAGTTEWDETSETYKQIVEDIDEIAVYFKQLQEKGVAAIFRPLHESGGAFFWWSAVTNASDMHKGAEYAALYRLVYDRMVKVNGVNNLIWVWNAQTDIFDDATWNPGAEYYDVFSVDIYNPAYDYQSNSAAFKKMQQINGDKILALSENGPIPDASLMYKDGAVWSWNMPWYESWDGKYVSKTKNTVWEANLKSPCVYALEDMPGWDNYTISNAPAAACEVGYALADLDTAVDHTITFPADTATNGYLMVTANASAADTAKGNIVIKSGKIDLSTAKVVTLEVDNSNNDAGVWFTIAFLTGAPDWAWAQPDGCWINGGEVTTCEIDLSTTAKDQEILEGDDYTNFMKNISKFYIEFFGAAWSGTLFFDDVKTDAGVVINDFNKVAKITVEEGSFVKAQIIGTGNSAAIPQVATNASAKLSVSGNSIMFNAAKPGMTSVEVFGMNGKRVATLFRGMLTAGTHAFDMSELSKGQYIIRVKGAGFTATQPIRR encoded by the coding sequence ATGAATCTCAAGACTCTCTTGGCCTTCGGCCTTGCAACTGCAGCAGCCTCCCAGGCCGCAATCAGCTATGCTCCGGTTAACCCCAATGCAACCGATGCCGCCAAAAAGCTTTACAACTTTCTGGCAACGAACTTCGGCAACCACACTATTTCCGGCGTCCAGACCGGCGATGTGGACTCCGATAAGGTAAAGTCCATGTTCGACGTCCAGGCAGTCTATGACGCAGCAGGCAAGTATCCTGCGCTGGTGGGTTTTGACTTCCTGTTCGCCAACGGCATAAAGGCCAGCGATTCCTGGTACCAGAGCTACACGCAGACAGCTATCGACGCAGCCGCAGACCTTTGGGCAAACGGCGGCATTCCCGCTTTCTCCTGGCACTGGAAGGATCCTAGCCACACTATTGACGCCTTCTATACCAAGGCAGGCAACCCCAAGGAATTCACCAACTTTGATTACACCAAGGGCTTCAAGGCCGGCACCACCGAATGGGACGAAACATCCGAAACCTATAAACAGATTGTAGAAGATATCGACGAAATCGCAGTCTACTTCAAGCAGCTCCAGGAAAAGGGTGTTGCCGCAATATTCCGCCCGCTCCACGAATCCGGCGGAGCATTCTTCTGGTGGAGTGCAGTTACCAATGCTAGCGACATGCACAAGGGTGCTGAATACGCAGCCCTCTACCGCCTAGTCTACGATCGCATGGTCAAGGTTAATGGAGTCAACAACCTCATCTGGGTTTGGAACGCCCAGACCGACATCTTTGACGACGCAACCTGGAATCCGGGCGCAGAATACTATGACGTTTTCTCCGTAGATATCTACAACCCCGCTTACGACTACCAGAGCAATTCCGCCGCCTTCAAGAAGATGCAGCAGATCAACGGCGACAAGATCCTGGCTCTCTCTGAAAACGGTCCTATTCCCGATGCATCCCTGATGTACAAGGATGGTGCTGTCTGGAGCTGGAACATGCCTTGGTACGAATCCTGGGATGGTAAGTACGTCAGCAAGACCAAGAACACCGTCTGGGAAGCAAACCTGAAATCTCCTTGCGTTTACGCCCTCGAAGATATGCCCGGCTGGGACAATTACACCATCAGTAACGCTCCGGCTGCGGCATGTGAAGTTGGCTACGCCCTTGCCGACCTGGATACCGCTGTGGACCACACCATTACCTTCCCTGCAGATACTGCAACCAACGGCTACCTCATGGTCACTGCAAACGCAAGTGCCGCAGATACAGCCAAGGGCAATATCGTGATCAAGTCCGGTAAAATCGACCTTTCTACAGCAAAGGTCGTTACCCTGGAAGTGGACAACTCCAATAATGACGCTGGCGTATGGTTCACCATCGCATTCCTGACCGGCGCTCCGGATTGGGCATGGGCTCAGCCCGATGGCTGCTGGATCAATGGCGGCGAAGTCACCACTTGCGAAATTGACCTGAGCACCACCGCTAAGGACCAGGAAATCCTTGAAGGCGACGATTACACCAACTTCATGAAGAACATCAGCAAGTTCTACATTGAATTCTTCGGCGCTGCATGGTCTGGAACGTTGTTCTTTGACGATGTAAAGACTGACGCAGGCGTGGTAATCAACGACTTCAACAAAGTTGCAAAGATTACCGTCGAAGAAGGCAGCTTCGTAAAGGCACAAATCATTGGCACCGGCAACTCCGCTGCTATTCCACAGGTCGCAACAAATGCATCTGCAAAGCTCAGCGTCTCCGGCAATAGCATCATGTTCAACGCTGCAAAGCCCGGCATGACAAGCGTCGAAGTATTCGGCATGAACGGCAAGCGTGTTGCAACCCTCTTCCGCGGCATGCTCACTGCAGGTACCCACGCCTTCGACATGTCTGAACTTTCCAAGGGTCAGTACATCATCCGCGTGAAGGGCGCAGGTTTCACTGCAACTCAGCCGATTCGCCGCTAA